The nucleotide window GATGAGATGAGCTGAAGAATGTTCTAAAACCAACAAAGTTGCTTTGAAAAGGGGTAGGAGGATAACAAGGGtgagctgcaaggcattgtgctCTATCTTCAGTAATTTCATTGCCTCAGTTCCTTTACTATCTCCCCCTCCTCTGCCTCAAATAAACCAGAAAGGTTGCTCTAAGCCATCCCTTTGTTTCCATCCCCTCCTCCCTCATGCTCGCTCATGTGGGTGAGATCAGACGAGCTGGAGCAGCAGGTCCTGGAAGGTGTCCAGGCCCCGGCAGGAGTTCCTCAGGGCCCCGTCAGAGCCCAGCTGTGCAGCCAAGAGgaacagcctcctctcctccgtGATGGAGCTCAGAGACAACGCTTCATGCAGCTCCGACACGCTCACAGCGTTGGGCTTATCCTGACAAGAGAGGGGGGAAACAGTTCAACTCAGTTAGAAAATAAGTCTTATTTTGTCAaggaaataaaacaatttacaATAAATACGTAAAAATATCTATTGAAACGTACACTGTCGAACTGTAAATTCCAGTTACACCATTTCCAACTTGAGCTTGAGCGGATTAAATGTTTGGGGCTTTGTTGCACATTACTTCGTTAGCATAGTTTGGTGGGAGCAACACAAATAACTAATCACATGTGTTAATGAACAAAAGTATTATATTTAGCAACGTTTTGGCCCCATTTGGTGAGAAGGAAATGAGTAGAATGTCCATTAGCTAACCGCatacagctaacagctaacttcATGCTAAATAGACAGCTCTTTGTCGCTAAGCAGTTTGTTCTCATTGAGTCTAAGTCCGTTCAAGTCTAACATGTAAATGTtgttgtgaggaaaatacataagGCATATTACACTTGCAACAAACAAAGGTTTTGCATTTGCCACAAAATATTAAGTCGGTCCAAATAACAGCTTCATACAGAGCCTTTTTTTTGGTGCTAGCGAGGTTAGCTACATACTTATTTGTTTACTGCAcaagaaacaaaaacatattttgtaGCCATATTTTTGGTTATAGAAATCCTTCATAATTAATCCTGAATCATTTCCATCTGTTGAGAAGTCAAGCTTAGTGATTCTACCTTTTAATTTTATCCTAGAGAAACCGTCAGCTAAAATAATAGGCAgataactacaggggtccctcagggctctgttcttggtcctctcctcttctccctgtacacaaactcgctcggatctgtcattagcccgcatggtttttcataccactgctacgctgacgacacccaattaattctgtcctttccccgctcagagacccaggtcgtcgcacgcatctctgcttgtttagctgacatctctcagtggatgtctgatcatcatctcaagctcaaccttgacaaaactgaagtgcttttccttccgggaaaagattgtccctctcttgacctaactatcaacatcggcccctctgttgtttccccgactcagactgcaaggaatctgggtgttatcctagataacaacctgtcgtttactgcaaacatcgctgctacaacccgctgctgcaggtacacgcttttcaacatcaggaagatacgcccacagctgactcagaaatcgacgcaggttctagtccaggctctcgtcacctcacgcctagactactgcaactccctcctggctggtctacctgcatgtgccatccgacctctgcagctcatccagaatgcagcggctcgtctggtcttcaaccttccaaaattttcccacaccacgccgctcctccgctccctccactggcttccggtaactgctagaatccacttcaagacactggtacttgcgtaccatgctgcgaatggatctggcccttcctacatccaggacatggttaaaccgtacaccccagcacgtgcactccactctgcatcagccaaacgactcgctgcaccctcgctgcgagggggacccaagttcccatcagcaaaaacacgtgggtttgctatcctggctccaagatggtggaatgagctccccattgaaatcaggaccgcagaaagcttacacaccttccggcgcagactgaaaactcatctctttcgactccacttcgagcgatagaatgactaacaaagaactgctaacagagcacttatatactaataaaggactggcttatctatagccagttgagcagcacttgaaacgattggctctttgaaacctgatgttcttatatgattctgttttcctcaaggttgtgtcttcctggtcgaatgtacttattgtaagtcgctttggataaaagcgtcagctaaatgcaatgtaatgtaatgtaatgtaataaggaAATAATACTCAATTTGTGCCCTATCTTTCCAATGTTAGCTCTCTCAGTCATGAATAAAATGTGTGTACGTGAAGACAATTAATTGAAGACCTCCATCCTACACTCTTCGACACAAGCCAGGGTCAATGGATGCTCGCCTCGTATCTTTTCACCTCCACATCTCTTACAGTACACTGGTTCTGCCGGaaacatcctttgtactgaactGAGCGAGTGCTAAGGCTGGGAACAAAGCAGTGTGGTGGGTGAGAGCCAGTATCACTGTCCTCCTACTGAagactgtatttatttttcttctaccTGCAGCATATGCACCGCAGGAAAAAGGCAGTAATTATTTGTGTTATTGAAAGCTTAATCATTCAGAAAATGGTCAAAGTTAGTGAAACCATGACAGCTTTTTGCTTTTGGGAATTTACACAACACAGATTTATTATTATAGGATTAAACACTTCTTGAttgttaaactgattatatgttCCCAATACACATGATTTTGGCAAAAACATACAGCCTCCATTTGTAGCTGGTGCAAAAACAACTGAACTGGCCATGTTCTAACAAACTGAGGCTTTGTTTTAGCCACATTTCctccaatataatgtataatggtTTGGTTAAAACTGGCTACTTTCGATGTAAAGAAATCACAAAAATAAACAGAAAACagctaaatgtgtgtgtatttttggaTTAAGTTCAAGCTACCCTGAACCAACAATTTTGCATTCATCTTAACTGAAATGACTTCAGTTAAGATTAAGGCAATTTATTTTATATTCCTTTTTTGCAAATATGAAAGTATAGCAGCAGTGCTCTGAAACTAGATGAGACAAAATATTCCTGCTTCTTGAAGGCTCACGTATAATTCCACAAGTGCTGTGCAGGGTGAAGAAATTGAGCCGAGGAGGAAATGTAGAAATGGTTATTTCACGATTGTGATGGATCATCTGCCGGGTAAATGAAATGGAACAACGTGTACCTGCTTGCTCCAACACTTTCATCTCTATTATGTGCACTTTTTGACCTTTTGGTTTTTCCTTATATTTCTGTATCATTTTGACCAGTTTTTCCAAGGGTTTTCTACCAGAACACCACACTTTTTCATCTATAGAATAAGAAAAGTACCTGCGTTATGAATGTTACTGTTTCCTTATCCCATTTTCTTTATCAATATTGTGCTCCATTCACAAGAAAATCCaaactatttttttaacaaGAAAACAATGCATTACTGAATCTTTGCTATACACTTTAGCTGTAAACCTTTACATGCATGCTGTACCACTTAAGATTTTTGGATATAAATGGGCATGGCAGCATTAGTTTCTGTTAATTACACTGTGAAAATCAATTGGCAACATCTCAAACCTTGATTGTGTTATGTTATTCATCGGGGACTAGATAACTATAAACATCACGtctgcattttcaataacattgCAATCTAATGCAGTGCAGTCCTTAGCATTTGCACACGATGGATTTTTTACCTGATTATTGTTTGATTTCCGCAGAGAAAGAAATTAATGGAAGACACAACAACAATAAGGTTAGCTTTATTGTAAGCTGTCATATAAATGACTGTACCTGTTTGTTTCCCAGGACAACCACAGGCAGGTGGGGCTCCACCCTCAGCAGGCGGTGCAGCTCAGCTTTAGCCAGCGGGAGGCGGGTCCTGTCGGAGGAGTCCACCACGTACACCAGAACGTGAGTCTTCCTCAGATACTCCGACCAGTACCGCCGCAGGTCCTCCCCGCCACCGACTAGCGGAGAAAACATGAATTTAGCGTTACATAGACTTTGAGATCTGAATTCCAACACTTTAACATTTTCTTTAGAAACTGAAATgaactttatttattttgacaATCCACAACACTGATAGTTTCACTGTGATCACATTCCTTTCCTTTATGCAACATAAAGAGGCAAAGATCAACAGCAGCATTACTTTCGTCATGTTTTAAACATGGGCTGTTACTATATGAGAGGGTTTTGGAGGTACTTGTAGCATGATTTAACAACTAATTATCCGTCCTGCTCTCTTGACTAATGGTGGACTGGGTCACTTGAATGACTGATTGCTGATTGATTTATTATGATTGGGTAAAATGGCATCATAGAAGGTCCAATCTCACCCAGGAAAAAAGCATGTCACTGCATTCTGCAGCCCTTCACAGCCAGCACACAGTCACTGGACTCAGAAGAGTCTGTTACCAGCTTCAATGGTGGGGAAAGTTTAATATTAAGTGAAGGCATTAACTCCCACATTCCTGCTGTGCAGCAGAACTGACCTGAGGCTATAATGACCAGAGGCGCTCTGCGGCCAAACGAATTGCTGCTCACACAGAACGACTTCAAGTTGTCACCACCTCCGAGTTCAGCACAGCAAGAATTCATTAGTGCTGGACTTAATGGAGAATGTTGCTAGGAAACTGGTAATGATGTACCTGTAGGCCATGTGATGCGGCAGCAGTGAATGCATTCGGTACAGAGGGTGTAGCTGACGCCTAGCAGTATGAGCAGATTGTGTTTTAGTCAGAGAAAGCTCAGCAGGACGTTGCcctattaaacacacacacacacacacacacacacacacacacacacacacacacacacacacacacacacacacacacacacacacacacacacacacacacacacacacacacacacagcgacaTTGAGTCACAGGGTGTGAATGATGTCAATGTGTGTTTATATTTAACTCAGTTGTAGGCCTGAGGGCAAAACTACCTCAGCAATGTTTTCAATGGAGCTTGTGGCTGAATttacattaaaggtcccatgtcatgcttttccggttattacccgtccccttgtgtgtttattatgaaggttttttctgcatgtaaacggtgtgcagagtcacaaaccctcaaagtacaccctgtagcgagtaaaactctaacacagaaaatacctgaaaatgctgccccagaacgcctcgttggagatttctctttttcttcctgggtacagtgacgtgcccatacccaaatggacccattggtctaaatggaccaatccgcagagccgttacgttaagtctttggaccaatccgcagacttcctcacacacacacactcaatcttttctcagctgcagctccggtgatttctcctccctgagacggcgggacgcggcgaggctgtgagtcggtgtgtgagcacacacacaaattcccaGCCAGgttgcgggtgtgtgtgtgttcgggctgggtttcgctgtgtctcgctgtctcacaGACGGCCACtaggctcatagggaggggggggcaggagctccaacaagccgtttaggacagagcgTGAATGCACATACATATAcccagagatgctgtatgagaaaccaatgtgattttgaaaaattgcacaatatttaTCTAtattagtagacctcaacaatggaattatgatcagtagaaatggccatgacatgggacctttaactggGCTGTTTTTACACAGAGTTTGAAGACAAAGTTCAACTAAGTTTGACTTTGACCCCCAACTATGCTGACTCCCAAGACATGTATCCAATGACATTCCTGTGTTGTGTCAAAGTCGGTTTCAACATTGATTTGTGGTTCCCCTAGCCCTATTTGTAAACCTGACCCTCCATATGTTATCCAAACAAAAACTTTAGTGGGGAAATACAAACTGTCTTTTCTTTTACTTGTTGACTGGAAATGGTTTGCATATTTTGATCTAACTAGAGAGTTGGagtaaaaataacatttaaatcaTTTAATTTATAGATTTTGTGTAGGTGAAAAGTATATAAAAGAACAGTGTTGAGGTCATCTTTAGAGTTAAAACTGATCGTTTCCTTATTTAATAAAAACTGGCAACCCGACTAGTGTATACTTTAGTATGAAGAAGTGTCTGATTCAAGGCAAGTTTGTGAGCTTGAGTTGAAGAAGTTCCTCAAATGAAGCAAGAAGCAGACTAGTACATCATGTACTAACACTGTGCTAAAGAGGGAAGGTACACATTTGGGCATGAATGCACAGTTTGCATAAATGTAAAAGTAACTTCTTCCTGGTACTGTTTTTCAGTTCCCTTTAGCACAAACCACCTGAGGCTAAAAAGCCTCAAACGACTCCTAACTAATCTGATCTGCATCTTTTCAGTCAGAGAAATGGGTAACACTTTACGGTAAGGGTACATGAATCATCATGAATTcatgcatgacttaatgcaTGAAAAAGCATGAATTAATTCATGTAGTACTCATGTAGTACTTCATGAACTATCAGTAATGTACAGGTATTAATGGTATCTcatgcatgacttaatgcaGGAACAATACCTTAAGTAATGCATCAACTAAGGTATCTCAATCATCATGACTTCTGAGTTATTAATGATGTTCATGTCTTCCTCATATAGATCTGCAGTTAAAGTGTCAGGCCAAAAAAACGGACCAGTCACAGCAATTCCAAGTGTTGTAAATCATGAGTAACTAAGCATGACTTTGTCATTACTTCATCATGTTTGTGCCCCTTCAAATAAAGTGGTGacccggtcggtcggtcggtccgTCACAGCAGTGCATGTAGTCTGTTGAATTCAAAGTGTTGACTCCAACCCTGTTCAGTGTGTTGACCATTAATCATATGTTTATCAGTGTAAACGATGGAACAGGTCACCACTTTATTTGAAGGGGCACAAACATGATGAAGTAATGACAAAGTCATGCTTAGTTACTCATGATTTACAACACTTGGAATTGCTGTGACTGGTCCGTTTTTTTGGCCTGACACTTTAACTGCAGATCTATATGAGGAAGACATGAACATCATTAATAACTCAGAAGTCATGATGATTGAGATACCTTAGTTGATGCATTACTTAAGGTATTGTTCCtgcattaagtcatgcatgAGATACCATTAATACCTGTACATTACTGATAGTTCATGAAGTACTACATGAGTACTACATGAATTAATTCATGCTTTTTCAtgcattaagtcatgcatgAATTCATGATGATTCATGTACCCTTACCGTAAAGTGTTACCGAGAAATGTGTGTCCCTGTGCACTGTGCCGCTCctgatgcgtgtgtgtgagctgtCAACATGCCTCTGCATCAATGTCACCTAGACAAAGACTCCTAACATTTACTGCGCCTGAAGTGAGTGGGCGTTGACATGTATTCCTCTTACTTTCAGAGATGAGAAAAGGATTGTCGTCGCCCACCGATCTCTGTGTTCAGATCATGAATAAATCAGCCGCTGAGCGTGACACATTCCTCCAAACTCATCCACGGAAACTCATTGTGAGACCGCTGCAACCCAGAGTCCCGCACTCAGACAACCTCAATGAGGAGCAAAGTGATTTATGTTTAGTGCAGCGCTGTGGCTTCAGTGGGATGCTAATTAGCAGGATTTATGAGTGAGTATGTAAATACAATCTAACTGGACTCGCCTGCCTTTCTCTGAGACCCACACTCATTGTATTTGAGTGAAATGTCTGTAACAACAAGGTCACAGATTTCATGATACTTTAACCCTGAACAGAAACCTCAGTCGCTGAACAAATAAGGACAATGATTAAGTGTCAGAGATAGTATCTGTGTTGTGAATGACTCATGCAGTGAGCTTTCTGGGAGGAGATGGAAATCAGCTGATGAATGAACTTCATTATCCTTCATGTTCTTTCCAGATTTCCGATAAAATGTACTAAGCTGTTTAACTTACTTACCAAAATGTGAAGCTGCTTTAATCCTGGTTTTGTTTATAACAATGTTTTGAATGACAATGTGAAAGGAGTTGAAGTTTTTATAGGGTTAAGATATGATCTTAATAGTATAATAGTATAATCTTAATAGTCTatggactgtatatataaatggacgtagaaATGGACGTTAAGATCATGAAAGAATAGAAAGGTGCAGGAATTATTTACGtttttttgtaggccccctTGCGAGTTAGCTTTGCAAGGGTTCCTTTGAACAAATCTTTTGGGATTTCTTTTTGGATTGTAGCAGAAAATAAACTTAAGTAGCATATTGAAagcattttgtattattttttttaatcgtaAATGAAATCGGCAGAAGTCAAAAGCTAACGTTAGTAAAAAAACAAACGTTGCATGATTCATgtaaccaccgctaagctaaacgcAGGTTATGGTGACGTTTAGTTGTCAAATATAGCCACCTAGCAACCACCGTTTTTATGATACTGTACATGGAAGCTTTGGACATTCACTACAGACCTTACGCATCTCATTAATAACCCATAAAAAACGATCAAAACCAGGACAAGCTAACAGAAAGTGCCAAAATGCACAGTCTTTCATTATTAAAAGTAATAGCTACAGGAATTAGCTAAAAGGCAGCATGTGTTAGCAACATTTGGCAAACATCTAAACAcccttttatgtttttatgataACATAACTGTCAGTACAAGCtaatgctaacattagcatgctaactccTCCACATTCTCATCAGCAGCGTGGTTATTTATATCAAAGGTTTTTGATGCACTTCCTCAGGCTCTTATCCCCCACATACACATCTCTTTGGTGTTGTTTGATGAAGAGCAAGTGTAATGAAACAAATGGCCAACTGTATTACATGGAGCTTTCCAATTCTCGACTGTTTGATAAAAGATAAATGGCTTTTGGCTTCCTCAgcagaggcggcgctagggggtggctacttgttttctgaaaagccccggatgtttcacttaaatttaaaaaaaaaaaaaattaaaatattttttttttttgaaaatgtctcgggagtaatgtgcagtaccggagtccaccagagaggcagccgctgcgggacattagcctgcgtactgcgtagccttccctgccctgaagaagaagtgatccttcctagtgcctgacgagttttaagctaatagcctataaagttatggatattagaaagttattttcatcgaagcaggccccacaagctgcagcagcagcagcagcagcagtatcagcagctgacaacaatgtcatcaccagcagtgaagaaatggatgtttcaggtttgtgaatctaatggtgatatctgcactctggctgactgagtaagaagtgaaaaagagtgatgtactgtaacgttaatcttatagctagtaaatatggagtaaccaaggcaaggcaagtttatttatatagcacctttcaacacaaggcaattcaaggtgctttacaaaaatgaaagacattcagacaaaggcatttaaaaacagtaaaagataataaaagaaacattaaaataaaaaatacatgaataaaaagttacagtgcagtttaagatatgaatagttcacacagaagttccactttactgatgaacacaacagctcagtttaaattaaaagcagtgacaaaaagataaaccacactaagtcaatacccttatatgttagtatgtatacagaacatgactacaaattatcctaagatgtaacgttaacccttcatacctcagtctacttttaagacactaaaataacgtattccaatttttattttgttttcgcgcatggaattataccggctctcgtttcagtacacataacaacggaaccatagcaacggaactgacaggcaacactctgaatccgattggctgtgactgcatccactcagagtgcccgattcagaaacgtgactcttacactctttacgtcacaaacaaagatggtggatgagaatagatctataaaacgataagcaatgcgcagtggatcggaagaggacggtgtgtcggcgttgttcgatagcggtgcggtatgctaatgggaacacacgccaaacatgctaaatcacatcagaaggcatcacccagattttccaatcaccggagcccggcaaaagacaacagcagttcaacagctgatccccgctgtttttaagaagccaatagacatgagagccgagagaccaaaataaataacggaagcttttggcatatgtttttcaacgactttgcgctcttgaaacactttcttattatttatgatgtaagacattctttttagttttacagcttgatgaaaccttttagtttgacatcagccattatagataatatggccatctgagtgtgtgtggtacggtttgtggtttgtttttaactgtttaatacagttaattattcaaaatgtcagagttccttatttttaaactgaaacttgcactactgttcaaaagtaaataacaacaaacctggaattatgcatttgggacttttttttgcttttttgttgttgtaccgaaccgtgacccccaaaccgaggtacgaaccgaaccgtgacttctgtgaaccgttacacccctagtccccggtgttccagggaactcactaagtgtcagaaaacacaaccctctctcttttcctccatacccaaatctctaaaaacggggctgcaacggatctgatacagactgatcttgaattattttctacgtcacagaagtggtgctccgcttattggtcaattctccacctatcaggggaatgtggggttgggccacggccggccattgcgctggagacgctgtagtacatatgccaggcctgtaagtggcgctgtagtctgccacaaaagcagcgaagaagacttcccgcgcatggttgcccttctgtttatactctgctctggctcttcttctccctccccgaggcaagcgtttgctcccgctgctgtaattcaatgcaatccctccctcgctgtaattctctctggtagtccaccagcagatgacaaacaccctcctctcctccccctcgcgaaatgaggcatggctaaaatgcaggatctgtttggtattttgaaagaaaaactatttatatactttatataggtatggccctacaatatattgttcaaatatagcatgatatgtcccctttaaggtattattaaggtagggttaatgttgctctcaaagtgcaccagattgatgcttttaacttcaatatttaaaaaaaattcttcccgaggggagcatgc belongs to Pseudochaenichthys georgianus chromosome 14, fPseGeo1.2, whole genome shotgun sequence and includes:
- the arl10 gene encoding ADP-ribosylation factor-like 10 — its product is MVLLRHISIALTAAVAALGSALFIALNFFYKRRIWSPQAEYCTIKEEEEERGKRQVLVLGLDGAGKSSMLQGLTPGEAADKRGRCRPTRGFNFMSLNAPACQLDFLEIGGGEDLRRYWSEYLRKTHVLVYVVDSSDRTRLPLAKAELHRLLRVEPHLPVVVLGNKQDKPNAVSVSELHEALSLSSITEERRLFLLAAQLGSDGALRNSCRGLDTFQDLLLQLV